The Malus domestica chromosome 10, GDT2T_hap1 genome contains a region encoding:
- the LOC103420918 gene encoding laccase-11-like, which translates to MARTITFCWGSALLFIYFVGFFLTPGEAALKTYQFDVKVTNVSRLCHSKPIVTVNGMFPGPTVYAREGDTLVVNVTNHAKYNMSIHWHGLKQYRNGWADGPAYITQCPIKTGHSYTYNITITGQRGTLWWHAHIFWLRATVYGAIVIMPKQGEGFPFPQPYREANIVLGEWWNNDVEEVVKQGNKKGLPPNMSDAHTINGKPGPLFPCSEKHTYALEVEQGKTYLLRIINAALNDELFFAIAGHNLTVVEIDAVYTKPFTTQAILIAPGQTTNVLVQATQAPGRYFMAARPFMDAPVSVDNKTATAILQYKGIPNSVQPVLPQLPAPNNTAFALNYDDNLRSLNTAQFPAHVPLKVDRHLFYTIGLGINPCPTCLNGTQLTASLNNITFVMPKIGLLQAHFFNTKGVFTTDFPDRPPTSFNFTGAPLTANLGTKQGTRLSKIAFNSTVELVLQDTNLLTVESHPFHLHGYNFFIVGSGIGNFDPKKDPATFNLVDPPERNTVGVPTGGWTAIRFRADNPGVWFMHCHLELHTSWGLKTAFVVENGKDTDHSVMPPPKDLPPC; encoded by the exons ATGGCAAGAACCATCACTTTCTGCTGGGGTTCTGCACTTCTTTTCATATACTTTGTCGGGTTCTTTTTAACTCCGGGCGAAGCTGCACTAAAGACGTACCAATTCGAT GTTAAAGTGACCAACGTGAGCAGGTTGTGCCATTCGAAGCCAATTGTTACAGTAAATGGGATGTTCCCAGGACCTACAGTTTATGCTAGAGAAGGAGATACACTTGTCGTTAATGTCACCAACCATGCAAAATATAACATGTCAATTCATTG GCATGGACTGAAGCAATATCGCAATGGGTGGGCGGATGGGCCTGCCTACATTACACAATGTCCTATCAAGACAGGGCACAGCTACACCTATAATATTACTATAACAGGCCAAAGAGGAACACTTTGGTGGCATGCTCACATCTTTTGGCTACGAGCTACTGTTTATGGAGCGATTGTCATAATGCCGAAACAAGGCGAAGGATTTCCATTTCCTCAGCCCTACAGGGAAGCTAACATTGTTTTAG GAGAATGGTGGAATAACGACGTCGAAGAGGTTGTTAAACAAGGAAACAAAAAGGGACTGCCACCAAATATGTCGGATGCACACACCATCAATGGGAAACCAGGGCCGCTGTTTCCGTGTTCTGAAAAAC ATACCTATGCATTGGAGGTTGAGCAAGGAAAGACATACCTTCTTCGAATCATCAATGCTGCACTCAATGATGAGCTATTCTTCGCCATTGCTGGCCACAATTTGACAGTGGTAGAAATTGACGCAGTCTACACCAAACCATTTACAACTCAAGCAATACTAATAGCACCAGGCCAGACTACGAATGTTCTGGTTCAAGCAACCCAAGCACCGGGCAGATATTTCATGGCTGCCAGGCCATTTATGGATGCACCCGTTTCAGTTGACAACAAAACTGCCACTGCAATACTACAATATAAAGGCATCCCGAATTCTGTACAGCCAGTCCTTCCTCAACTTCCAGCACCCAATAACACCGCCTTCGCATTAAACTACGATGACAATCTTAGAAGTCTAAACACAGCACAGTTCCCAGCCCATGTACCTCTCAAAGTTGACCGACATCTCTTTTATACGATTGGTTTAGGAATCAACCCTTGCCCTACTTGTCTGAATGGAACACAACTCACTGCTTCTTTAAACAATATCACTTTCGTGATGCCGAAAATTGGGCTGCTTCAAGCTCATTTTTTCAACACCAAGGGAGTATTTACCACAGATTTTCCCGACCGCCCGCCAACGTCTTTCAATTTCACAGGTGCTCCACTCACAGCCAACCTTGGAACGAAACAAGGTACCCGGCTTAGCAAGATTGCCTTCAATTCAACAGTAGAGTTGGTGCTACAAGACACCAATCTTCTCACAGTGGAGTCCCACCCCTTCCACCTTCATGGTTACAATTTCTTTATTGTTGGCTCTGGAATTGGGAACTTTGACCCGAAAAAGGACCCGGCTACCTTTAACTTGGTCGACCCTCCTGAGAGAAACACAGTGGGAGTTCCCACCGGCGGTTGGACTGCCATAAGGTTCCGGGCTGATAATCCAG GGGTGTGGTTCATGCACTGTCATTTGGAGCTGCATACAAGCTGGGGTCTGAAGACTGCATTTGTGGTGGAAAATGGGAAAGACACTGATCACTCTGTCATGCCTCCACCTAAAGACCTTCCACCTTGTTAG
- the LOC103420919 gene encoding universal stress protein PHOS32-like: protein MALETVKEDEEVYSWREVQLLHTAELEREKLERKRGRDIIIAVDHGPNSKYAFDWALIHFCRLADTLHLVHAVSNVKNEIVYNASEELMVKLAMEALQVAMVRSTARIVEGDPGKVICKEAERIKPAAVILGTRGRGFIQSVLKGSVSEYCMRNCKSAPVVIVPGKEAGDESII from the exons ATGGCGTTGGAGACCGTGAAGGAGGACGAAGAAGTTTACAGTTGGAGAGAAGTGCAGCTTCTTCATACCGCGGAGCTCGAGAGAGAGAAGCTGGAGCGAAAGCGAGGCCGTGACATTATCATAGCTGTGGATCATGGCCCCAACAGCAAGTACGCTTTCGATTGGGCCCTCATCCACTTCTGCAGGCTCGCTGATACCCTCCATCTCGTTCATGCCGTTTCCA ATGTGAAAAACGAGATTGTTTACAATGCAAGTGAGGAGCTTATGGTGAAGCTTGCTATGGAGGCACTTCAAGTTGCCATG GTAAGGAGTACTGCCCGGATTGTGGAAGGGGATCCGGGTAAGGTAATTTGCAAGGAAGCAGAACGAATAAAACCAGCAGCTGTGATCCTAGGTACCAGAGGCAGAGGCTTCATTCAAAG TGTACTAAAAGGAAGTGTGAGCGAGTATTGCATGCGCAACTGTAAATCAGCTCCGGTTGTAATCGTTCCAGGGAAAG AAGCTGGAGATGAGTCGATAATCTAG